The proteins below come from a single Stomoxys calcitrans chromosome 1, idStoCalc2.1, whole genome shotgun sequence genomic window:
- the LOC106087874 gene encoding cationic amino acid transporter 4 isoform X1: MCAYLCWRVETKCLRTCKGFVAYSTYASQPASTKVKKTKRLFLINGLSIKIATKTINMTGKRGGVILGHVLANLCGKINRKKPLPNDGVQPPETLNRCLTTLDITLLGIGHMVGAGIYVLTGTVAKEIAGPGIILSFMLAGLVSMLAAICYAEFGTRIPKAGAAYAYTYIAVGEFWAFIIGWNICLEHMLGAASVARAWSGYVDSLLDGWIKNTTIALMGKGEFYDSDLLAQYPDILACVICLVYAVTMALGVKVTATFNGLLTLVNIGVMSLVICVGFWYADTKNWFQSDGGFLPFGFGGVIAGAATCFYAFVGFDSIATSAEEAKNPASSVPIATLVSLSAVAAGYILVSAALTLMIPTDEINPSASLPEAFGQLGLPWAKFIITIGALCGMTTTLLGSLFALPRCMYAMACDGLLFSCFGKINSFTQVPVLNLISGGIFSALLALIFDLKHLVEFMSIGTLLAYTIVAASVIILRYRPMKPESLIYAPDSSESENMDFEADSLSESSTDTISQTCDLIGGAAAGRLKPKYKWLQPLVGNVDGDRVVTAAVVLFCLFSFGICIQIKVSWTESQMQSSYWTFMFNGFILFLAFACIALISAYNQNTQGLTFKVPLVPILPAISIFSNIALMVHLSFVTWLRFFIWVSLGMLMYFGYGIHHSKQDPENTIYSILRTPPNVKQNVVSAAEQPTTNTNSIWQRFIGRKKLEMEEQVQP, from the exons ATGTGCGCATATCTATGCTGGAGAGTTGAAACCAAATGTCTCAGAACATGTAAAGGATTTGTTGCGTATTCAACATATGCCAGCCAGCCAGCAtcaacaaaagtgaaaaaaacaaAGCGGCTCTTCTTAATCAACGGATTAAGTATAAAAATTGCAACGAAAACAATAAACATGACCGGAAAACGGGGTGGTGTAATATTAGGACATGTCCTGGCCAATTTGTGTGGTAAAATAAATCGGAAAAAACCATTACCTAATGATGGAGTGCAGCCACCGGAAACTCTAAATCGTTGCTTAACTACATTGGACATTACTTTGTTGG GTATTGGTCATATGGTGGGAGCTGGCATCTATGTTCTAACCGGCACAGTGGCCAAGGAAATTGCTGGACCCGGTATTATTTTGTCATTTATGCTGGCGGGCTTAGTTTCAATGCTTGCGGCCATTTGCTATGCGGAATTTGGCACACGTATTCCTAAGGCGGGGGCAGCTTATGCCTACACCTATATAGCAGTGGGAGAATTCTGGGCCTTTATTATTGGCTGGAACATCTGCTTGGAACATATGTTGGGTGCCGCCTCAGTGGCAAGAGCATGGAGTGGTTATGTTGATAGCCTTCTCGATGGATGGATAAAAAACACCACCATAGCTTTGATGGGAAAAGGCGAATTTTACGATTCCGATCTTCTGGCCCAGTATCCGGATATTCTTGCTTGTGTTATATGCCTTGTGTATGCTGTGACCATGGCATTAGGCGTTAAGGTAACTGCCACATTTAATGGTCTGCTAACCTTAGTTAATATTGGAGTTATGTCTTTGGTCATTTGTGTGGGCTTTTGGTACGCCGACACtaaaaattggtttcaatcTGATGGTGGTTTTCTACCCTTTGGATTTGGTGGAGTAATAGCTGGAGCTGCTACATGTTTTtatgcttttgtgggatttgatTCCATAGCCACTTCGGCAGAGGAGGCCAAGAACCCTGCCTCGTCGGTGCCAATTGCCACTTTggtatcactgagtgctgttgCGGCAGGGTATATACTTGTTAGCGCAGCGCTTACGCTTATGATACCAACGGATGAAATCAACCCTTCTGCCTCATTACCGGAGGCTTTTGGTCAATTGGGATTACCTTGggccaaatttattataaccATAGGAGCTTTGTGCGGCATGACCACCACCTTGCTGGGTTCACTATTTGCCTTGCCTCGATGTATGTATGCCATGGCTTGCGATGGACTGCTTTTCAGCTGTTTTGGAAAGATCAATTCCTTTACCCAGGTGCCCGTTTTAAACTTGATCTCTGGAGGGATATTCAGTGCCTTGTTGGCTTTAATATTCGACTTGAAACACCTGGTGGAGTTTATGTCCATAGGAACCCTCCTTGCTTATACGATTGTTGCGGCCAGTGTGATTATACTACGTTATCGTCCCATGAAGCCTGAGAGCCTAATATATGCTCCCGACTCTTCCGAAAGCGAAAACATGGATTTTGAGGCTGATAGTTTGTCTGAATCGAGCACCGACACCATATCTCAAACATGTGATCTGATAGGAGGCGCAGCGGCGGGCCGTTTAAAACCGAAATATAAATGGCTGCAACCATTAGTGGGCAATGTAGACGGAGATCGTGTGGTCACAGCAGCCGTTGTACTCTTTTGTCTTTTCAGTTTCGGTATTTGTATACAGATCAAAGTTTCCTGGACGGAATCACAAATGCAAAGTTCTTACTGGACTTTTATGTTTAATGGTTTCATACTCTTCCTGGCTTTTGCCTGCATAGCATTGATATCGGCCTACAACCAAAATACACAGGGTCTAACATTTAAGGTGCCTCTGGTGCCTATATTACCCGCCATTAGCATCTTCTCCAACATAGCCCTTATGGTGCATTTGAGTTTTGTCACTTGGCTACGATTCTTCATATGGGTGTCGCTTGGAATGCTTATGTACTTTGGCTATGGCATTCATCATAGCAAACAGGATCCGGAGAATACAATTTATTCCATTTTAAGAACTCCACCAAATGTAAAACAAAATGTCGTTAGTGCTGCTGAGCAACCTACGACTAATACGAATTCAATATGGCAGCGATTTATTGGAAGGAAGAAATTGGAAATGGAAGAACAAGTACAACCTTAA
- the LOC106087874 gene encoding cationic amino acid transporter 4 isoform X3: MTGKRGGVILGHVLANLCGKINRKKPLPNDGVQPPETLNRCLTTLDITLLGIGHMVGAGIYVLTGTVAKEIAGPGIILSFMLAGLVSMLAAICYAEFGTRIPKAGAAYAYTYIAVGEFWAFIIGWNICLEHMLGAASVARAWSGYVDSLLDGWIKNTTIALMGKGEFYDSDLLAQYPDILACVICLVYAVTMALGVKVTATFNGLLTLVNIGVMSLVICVGFWYADTKNWFQSDGGFLPFGFGGVIAGAATCFYAFVGFDSIATSAEEAKNPASSVPIATLVSLSAVAAGYILVSAALTLMIPTDEINPSASLPEAFGQLGLPWAKFIITIGALCGMTTTLLGSLFALPRCMYAMACDGLLFSCFGKINSFTQVPVLNLISGGIFSALLALIFDLKHLVEFMSIGTLLAYTIVAASVIILRYRPMKPESLIYAPDSSESENMDFEADSLSESSTDTISQTCDLIGGAAAGRLKPKYKWLQPLVGNVDGDRVVTAAVVLFCLFSFGICIQIKVSWTESQMQSSYWTFMFNGFILFLAFACIALISAYNQNTQGLTFKVPLVPILPAISIFSNIALMVHLSFVTWLRFFIWVSLGMLMYFGYGIHHSKQDPENTIYSILRTPPNVKQNVVSAAEQPTTNTNSIWQRFIGRKKLEMEEQVQP; this comes from the exons ATGACCGGAAAACGGGGTGGTGTAATATTAGGACATGTCCTGGCCAATTTGTGTGGTAAAATAAATCGGAAAAAACCATTACCTAATGATGGAGTGCAGCCACCGGAAACTCTAAATCGTTGCTTAACTACATTGGACATTACTTTGTTGG GTATTGGTCATATGGTGGGAGCTGGCATCTATGTTCTAACCGGCACAGTGGCCAAGGAAATTGCTGGACCCGGTATTATTTTGTCATTTATGCTGGCGGGCTTAGTTTCAATGCTTGCGGCCATTTGCTATGCGGAATTTGGCACACGTATTCCTAAGGCGGGGGCAGCTTATGCCTACACCTATATAGCAGTGGGAGAATTCTGGGCCTTTATTATTGGCTGGAACATCTGCTTGGAACATATGTTGGGTGCCGCCTCAGTGGCAAGAGCATGGAGTGGTTATGTTGATAGCCTTCTCGATGGATGGATAAAAAACACCACCATAGCTTTGATGGGAAAAGGCGAATTTTACGATTCCGATCTTCTGGCCCAGTATCCGGATATTCTTGCTTGTGTTATATGCCTTGTGTATGCTGTGACCATGGCATTAGGCGTTAAGGTAACTGCCACATTTAATGGTCTGCTAACCTTAGTTAATATTGGAGTTATGTCTTTGGTCATTTGTGTGGGCTTTTGGTACGCCGACACtaaaaattggtttcaatcTGATGGTGGTTTTCTACCCTTTGGATTTGGTGGAGTAATAGCTGGAGCTGCTACATGTTTTtatgcttttgtgggatttgatTCCATAGCCACTTCGGCAGAGGAGGCCAAGAACCCTGCCTCGTCGGTGCCAATTGCCACTTTggtatcactgagtgctgttgCGGCAGGGTATATACTTGTTAGCGCAGCGCTTACGCTTATGATACCAACGGATGAAATCAACCCTTCTGCCTCATTACCGGAGGCTTTTGGTCAATTGGGATTACCTTGggccaaatttattataaccATAGGAGCTTTGTGCGGCATGACCACCACCTTGCTGGGTTCACTATTTGCCTTGCCTCGATGTATGTATGCCATGGCTTGCGATGGACTGCTTTTCAGCTGTTTTGGAAAGATCAATTCCTTTACCCAGGTGCCCGTTTTAAACTTGATCTCTGGAGGGATATTCAGTGCCTTGTTGGCTTTAATATTCGACTTGAAACACCTGGTGGAGTTTATGTCCATAGGAACCCTCCTTGCTTATACGATTGTTGCGGCCAGTGTGATTATACTACGTTATCGTCCCATGAAGCCTGAGAGCCTAATATATGCTCCCGACTCTTCCGAAAGCGAAAACATGGATTTTGAGGCTGATAGTTTGTCTGAATCGAGCACCGACACCATATCTCAAACATGTGATCTGATAGGAGGCGCAGCGGCGGGCCGTTTAAAACCGAAATATAAATGGCTGCAACCATTAGTGGGCAATGTAGACGGAGATCGTGTGGTCACAGCAGCCGTTGTACTCTTTTGTCTTTTCAGTTTCGGTATTTGTATACAGATCAAAGTTTCCTGGACGGAATCACAAATGCAAAGTTCTTACTGGACTTTTATGTTTAATGGTTTCATACTCTTCCTGGCTTTTGCCTGCATAGCATTGATATCGGCCTACAACCAAAATACACAGGGTCTAACATTTAAGGTGCCTCTGGTGCCTATATTACCCGCCATTAGCATCTTCTCCAACATAGCCCTTATGGTGCATTTGAGTTTTGTCACTTGGCTACGATTCTTCATATGGGTGTCGCTTGGAATGCTTATGTACTTTGGCTATGGCATTCATCATAGCAAACAGGATCCGGAGAATACAATTTATTCCATTTTAAGAACTCCACCAAATGTAAAACAAAATGTCGTTAGTGCTGCTGAGCAACCTACGACTAATACGAATTCAATATGGCAGCGATTTATTGGAAGGAAGAAATTGGAAATGGAAGAACAAGTACAACCTTAA
- the LOC106087874 gene encoding cationic amino acid transporter 4 isoform X2: protein MSHSRLKRFVAYSTYASQPASTKVKKTKRLFLINGLSIKIATKTINMTGKRGGVILGHVLANLCGKINRKKPLPNDGVQPPETLNRCLTTLDITLLGIGHMVGAGIYVLTGTVAKEIAGPGIILSFMLAGLVSMLAAICYAEFGTRIPKAGAAYAYTYIAVGEFWAFIIGWNICLEHMLGAASVARAWSGYVDSLLDGWIKNTTIALMGKGEFYDSDLLAQYPDILACVICLVYAVTMALGVKVTATFNGLLTLVNIGVMSLVICVGFWYADTKNWFQSDGGFLPFGFGGVIAGAATCFYAFVGFDSIATSAEEAKNPASSVPIATLVSLSAVAAGYILVSAALTLMIPTDEINPSASLPEAFGQLGLPWAKFIITIGALCGMTTTLLGSLFALPRCMYAMACDGLLFSCFGKINSFTQVPVLNLISGGIFSALLALIFDLKHLVEFMSIGTLLAYTIVAASVIILRYRPMKPESLIYAPDSSESENMDFEADSLSESSTDTISQTCDLIGGAAAGRLKPKYKWLQPLVGNVDGDRVVTAAVVLFCLFSFGICIQIKVSWTESQMQSSYWTFMFNGFILFLAFACIALISAYNQNTQGLTFKVPLVPILPAISIFSNIALMVHLSFVTWLRFFIWVSLGMLMYFGYGIHHSKQDPENTIYSILRTPPNVKQNVVSAAEQPTTNTNSIWQRFIGRKKLEMEEQVQP, encoded by the exons ATGAGCCATTCCAGACTTAAAC GATTTGTTGCGTATTCAACATATGCCAGCCAGCCAGCAtcaacaaaagtgaaaaaaacaaAGCGGCTCTTCTTAATCAACGGATTAAGTATAAAAATTGCAACGAAAACAATAAACATGACCGGAAAACGGGGTGGTGTAATATTAGGACATGTCCTGGCCAATTTGTGTGGTAAAATAAATCGGAAAAAACCATTACCTAATGATGGAGTGCAGCCACCGGAAACTCTAAATCGTTGCTTAACTACATTGGACATTACTTTGTTGG GTATTGGTCATATGGTGGGAGCTGGCATCTATGTTCTAACCGGCACAGTGGCCAAGGAAATTGCTGGACCCGGTATTATTTTGTCATTTATGCTGGCGGGCTTAGTTTCAATGCTTGCGGCCATTTGCTATGCGGAATTTGGCACACGTATTCCTAAGGCGGGGGCAGCTTATGCCTACACCTATATAGCAGTGGGAGAATTCTGGGCCTTTATTATTGGCTGGAACATCTGCTTGGAACATATGTTGGGTGCCGCCTCAGTGGCAAGAGCATGGAGTGGTTATGTTGATAGCCTTCTCGATGGATGGATAAAAAACACCACCATAGCTTTGATGGGAAAAGGCGAATTTTACGATTCCGATCTTCTGGCCCAGTATCCGGATATTCTTGCTTGTGTTATATGCCTTGTGTATGCTGTGACCATGGCATTAGGCGTTAAGGTAACTGCCACATTTAATGGTCTGCTAACCTTAGTTAATATTGGAGTTATGTCTTTGGTCATTTGTGTGGGCTTTTGGTACGCCGACACtaaaaattggtttcaatcTGATGGTGGTTTTCTACCCTTTGGATTTGGTGGAGTAATAGCTGGAGCTGCTACATGTTTTtatgcttttgtgggatttgatTCCATAGCCACTTCGGCAGAGGAGGCCAAGAACCCTGCCTCGTCGGTGCCAATTGCCACTTTggtatcactgagtgctgttgCGGCAGGGTATATACTTGTTAGCGCAGCGCTTACGCTTATGATACCAACGGATGAAATCAACCCTTCTGCCTCATTACCGGAGGCTTTTGGTCAATTGGGATTACCTTGggccaaatttattataaccATAGGAGCTTTGTGCGGCATGACCACCACCTTGCTGGGTTCACTATTTGCCTTGCCTCGATGTATGTATGCCATGGCTTGCGATGGACTGCTTTTCAGCTGTTTTGGAAAGATCAATTCCTTTACCCAGGTGCCCGTTTTAAACTTGATCTCTGGAGGGATATTCAGTGCCTTGTTGGCTTTAATATTCGACTTGAAACACCTGGTGGAGTTTATGTCCATAGGAACCCTCCTTGCTTATACGATTGTTGCGGCCAGTGTGATTATACTACGTTATCGTCCCATGAAGCCTGAGAGCCTAATATATGCTCCCGACTCTTCCGAAAGCGAAAACATGGATTTTGAGGCTGATAGTTTGTCTGAATCGAGCACCGACACCATATCTCAAACATGTGATCTGATAGGAGGCGCAGCGGCGGGCCGTTTAAAACCGAAATATAAATGGCTGCAACCATTAGTGGGCAATGTAGACGGAGATCGTGTGGTCACAGCAGCCGTTGTACTCTTTTGTCTTTTCAGTTTCGGTATTTGTATACAGATCAAAGTTTCCTGGACGGAATCACAAATGCAAAGTTCTTACTGGACTTTTATGTTTAATGGTTTCATACTCTTCCTGGCTTTTGCCTGCATAGCATTGATATCGGCCTACAACCAAAATACACAGGGTCTAACATTTAAGGTGCCTCTGGTGCCTATATTACCCGCCATTAGCATCTTCTCCAACATAGCCCTTATGGTGCATTTGAGTTTTGTCACTTGGCTACGATTCTTCATATGGGTGTCGCTTGGAATGCTTATGTACTTTGGCTATGGCATTCATCATAGCAAACAGGATCCGGAGAATACAATTTATTCCATTTTAAGAACTCCACCAAATGTAAAACAAAATGTCGTTAGTGCTGCTGAGCAACCTACGACTAATACGAATTCAATATGGCAGCGATTTATTGGAAGGAAGAAATTGGAAATGGAAGAACAAGTACAACCTTAA